A stretch of Cupriavidus necator DNA encodes these proteins:
- a CDS encoding LutC/YkgG family protein yields METNDARDRIFARIRAAQGRPTRPSAGEREAVADYLARHPQGPRPAVAVDLAEAFLAQAQRMASTVDRVARMDEVPAATVRFLDNLNLVHRAVAWDALGPLPWQAAGLAVECRPPVREVEADHDHGDLVGITGCFCAIAETGSLMLLSGPATFASAALLPETHVAVVPRSRIVAGLEDAFALVRSERGELPRATNIISGPSRTGDIEQTIVLGAHGPYRVHVILVDEA; encoded by the coding sequence ATGGAAACCAACGACGCCCGCGACCGCATCTTTGCCCGCATCCGTGCTGCCCAGGGCAGGCCGACCCGGCCGAGCGCGGGCGAGCGCGAGGCCGTGGCCGACTACCTGGCGCGTCACCCGCAGGGCCCGCGCCCGGCGGTGGCCGTCGACCTGGCCGAGGCCTTCCTGGCGCAGGCCCAGCGCATGGCCTCGACCGTCGACCGCGTGGCGAGGATGGACGAGGTGCCCGCCGCCACCGTGCGCTTTCTGGACAACCTGAACCTGGTCCACCGTGCCGTGGCGTGGGACGCGCTGGGCCCGCTGCCGTGGCAGGCCGCGGGGCTGGCGGTGGAATGCCGCCCGCCGGTGCGCGAGGTCGAGGCCGACCACGATCATGGCGACCTGGTCGGCATCACTGGCTGCTTCTGCGCGATTGCCGAGACCGGCTCGCTGATGCTGCTGTCGGGCCCGGCCACCTTTGCCTCGGCCGCGCTGCTGCCCGAGACCCACGTGGCGGTAGTGCCGCGCTCGCGCATCGTCGCCGGCCTGGAAGACGCCTTTGCGCTGGTGCGCAGCGAGCGCGGCGAACTGCCGCGCGCCACCAATATCATCAGCGGGCCTTCGCGCACGGGCGATATCGAGCAGACCATCGTGCTCGGCGCCCATGGCCCGTACCGCGTGCATGTGATCCTGGTCGACGAGGCCTGA
- a CDS encoding sodium:proton antiporter — protein MRRASVLLPLLAVLAAFPAAGHAADLDGASLSPLWGLPFAGILLSIAVWPLVAPKFWHHHYGKIAAGWGLLFLLPFAAAFGTHAAAASAGHALLAEYIPFIVLIASLYIVAGGICVRGNLHGTPGLNTGILALGTLLASFMGTTGAAMLLIRPLLRANDNRRHVAHVVVFFIFLVANAGGSLTPLGDPPLFLGFLKGVDFFWTMRNIFPETVFICVVLLVLFYLVDRHYYQNKEEELPPRSDPTPDSGGIAIEGKFNFVLLLAVIGLVLMSGLWQPGIAFDVLGTEVPLQAAVRDALLVVVAVVSLLVTPQAARAGNEFNWEPILEVGKLFAGIFLTIIPVIAMLKAGTDGAFSGVIRAVSDSNGQPVDGMYFWATGLLSSFLDNAPTYLVFFNTAGGDAATLMTRDASTLAAISAGAVFMGANTYIGNAPNLMVKAIAENRGVRMPSFFGYMLYSGTFLVPLFVIMTFLFFHV, from the coding sequence ATGCGACGTGCCTCCGTGCTGTTGCCGCTGCTGGCCGTGCTGGCCGCATTTCCCGCCGCCGGCCATGCCGCGGACCTTGACGGGGCGTCGCTGTCCCCGCTGTGGGGGCTGCCGTTCGCCGGCATCCTGCTGTCGATCGCGGTGTGGCCGCTGGTTGCGCCCAAGTTCTGGCACCACCACTACGGCAAGATCGCCGCGGGCTGGGGGCTGCTGTTCCTGCTGCCGTTCGCGGCAGCGTTCGGCACGCATGCGGCCGCGGCCAGCGCGGGGCACGCGCTGCTGGCCGAGTACATCCCGTTCATCGTTCTGATCGCCTCGCTGTATATCGTGGCCGGCGGCATCTGCGTGCGCGGCAACCTGCACGGCACGCCCGGGCTCAATACCGGCATCCTGGCGCTGGGCACGCTGCTGGCCAGCTTCATGGGCACCACCGGCGCGGCCATGCTGCTGATCCGGCCGCTGCTGCGCGCCAATGACAACCGCCGCCACGTGGCGCACGTGGTGGTGTTCTTTATCTTCCTGGTGGCCAATGCCGGTGGCTCGCTGACGCCGCTGGGCGATCCGCCGCTGTTCCTGGGCTTCCTGAAAGGCGTGGACTTCTTCTGGACCATGCGCAACATCTTCCCGGAGACGGTCTTTATCTGCGTGGTGCTGCTGGTGCTGTTCTACCTGGTCGACCGTCACTACTACCAGAACAAGGAAGAGGAGCTGCCACCGCGCAGCGACCCCACGCCGGACTCGGGCGGCATCGCCATCGAGGGCAAGTTCAACTTCGTGCTGCTGCTGGCCGTGATCGGCCTGGTGCTGATGAGCGGGCTGTGGCAGCCGGGCATCGCATTCGACGTCCTGGGCACCGAGGTGCCGCTGCAGGCCGCGGTGCGCGATGCGCTGCTGGTGGTGGTGGCGGTGGTGTCGCTGCTGGTGACGCCGCAGGCGGCGCGTGCCGGCAATGAATTCAACTGGGAGCCGATCCTGGAAGTCGGCAAGCTCTTTGCCGGCATCTTCCTCACCATCATCCCGGTCATTGCCATGCTCAAGGCCGGCACCGACGGCGCTTTCTCCGGGGTGATCCGCGCGGTCAGCGACAGCAACGGCCAGCCGGTCGACGGCATGTACTTCTGGGCCACCGGCCTGCTGTCCTCGTTCCTGGACAACGCGCCGACCTACCTGGTGTTCTTCAACACCGCCGGTGGCGACGCGGCCACGCTGATGACGCGCGATGCCTCGACGCTGGCCGCGATCTCGGCCGGGGCCGTGTTCATGGGCGCCAATACCTATATCGGCAATGCCCCCAACCTGATGGTCAAGGCCATTGCCGAGAACCGCGGCGTGCGCATGCCGAGCTTCTTCGGCTACATGCTGTACTCGGGCACCTTCCTGGTGCCGCTGTTTGTCATCATGACCTTCCTCTTCTTCCACGTTTGA